A region of Lacinutrix sp. Hel_I_90 DNA encodes the following proteins:
- the groL gene encoding chaperonin GroEL (60 kDa chaperone family; promotes refolding of misfolded polypeptides especially under stressful conditions; forms two stacked rings of heptamers to form a barrel-shaped 14mer; ends can be capped by GroES; misfolded proteins enter the barrel where they are refolded when GroES binds), producing the protein MAKDIKFDIEARDGLKRGVDALANAVKVTLGPKGRNVIIGRSFGAPIVTKDGVSVAKEIELENPLENMGAQMVKEVASKTNDLAGDGTTTATVLAQAIVKEGLKNVAAGANPMDLKRGIDKAVKAIVEDLGKQAKEVKNSSDMIKQVASISANNDELIGDLIAKAFGKVGKEGVITVEESKGTDTYVDVVEGMQFDRGYLSPYFVTDSEKMISDLENPYVLLYDKKISTMKDLLPILEPVAQTGKPLLIIAEDVDSEALATLVVNKLRGSLKIAAVKAPGFGDRRKAMLEDIAILTGGTVISEERGFTLENTTLEMLGTAERISIDKDNTTVVNGAGDKSLIKNRVNQIKSQIESTTSDYDKEKLQERLAKLAGGVAVLYVGAASEVEMKEKKDRVDDALNATRAAVEEGIVAGGGVAFIRAKSVLEKIATENMDETTGIQIVARAIEAPLRTIVENAGGEGSVVVNKVSEGKKDFGYDAKTETYVDMLKAGIIDPKKVTRIALENAASVAGMILTTECALIDIKEDAPSGMPGGMGGGMPGMM; encoded by the coding sequence ATGGCAAAAGACATAAAGTTTGATATAGAAGCACGTGACGGATTAAAACGTGGCGTTGATGCATTGGCAAATGCAGTAAAAGTAACATTAGGCCCTAAAGGTAGAAACGTTATTATTGGTCGTTCTTTTGGAGCACCAATAGTAACAAAAGATGGTGTTAGTGTTGCTAAAGAAATAGAATTAGAAAACCCATTAGAAAACATGGGCGCACAAATGGTTAAAGAAGTAGCCTCTAAAACCAACGATTTAGCTGGTGATGGTACTACTACTGCAACTGTTTTAGCTCAGGCTATTGTAAAAGAAGGCTTAAAAAATGTTGCTGCGGGTGCAAACCCAATGGATTTAAAGCGCGGTATTGACAAAGCGGTTAAAGCGATTGTTGAAGACTTAGGAAAGCAAGCTAAAGAGGTTAAAAACTCTTCTGATATGATTAAGCAAGTCGCTTCAATTTCTGCAAATAACGATGAGCTAATTGGAGATTTAATAGCCAAAGCTTTTGGGAAAGTTGGAAAAGAAGGAGTGATTACTGTTGAAGAATCTAAAGGCACAGATACCTACGTAGATGTTGTTGAAGGGATGCAGTTTGACAGAGGTTACTTATCGCCATACTTTGTTACCGATAGCGAAAAAATGATTTCAGACTTAGAAAATCCTTATGTGTTATTATATGACAAAAAGATTTCTACGATGAAGGATTTATTACCCATTTTAGAGCCAGTAGCTCAAACTGGAAAACCTTTATTAATTATTGCAGAAGATGTAGATAGTGAAGCATTAGCAACTCTAGTGGTGAACAAATTACGTGGTTCTCTTAAAATTGCTGCTGTAAAAGCGCCTGGTTTTGGAGACAGACGTAAGGCCATGTTAGAAGATATTGCTATTTTAACTGGTGGTACAGTAATTTCTGAAGAACGCGGTTTTACACTTGAGAATACCACTTTAGAAATGCTTGGTACTGCTGAACGTATTTCTATTGACAAAGACAACACGACCGTTGTAAATGGTGCTGGAGATAAGAGCTTAATTAAGAATAGAGTCAACCAGATTAAATCTCAAATTGAATCGACGACTAGCGATTATGATAAAGAAAAACTTCAAGAACGCTTAGCAAAATTAGCTGGCGGAGTAGCTGTACTATATGTAGGAGCTGCCAGTGAAGTAGAAATGAAAGAAAAGAAAGACCGTGTTGACGATGCTTTAAATGCTACAAGAGCAGCTGTAGAAGAAGGTATTGTTGCTGGTGGTGGTGTCGCCTTCATAAGAGCTAAATCTGTTTTAGAAAAGATTGCTACTGAAAACATGGACGAAACTACAGGTATTCAAATTGTAGCAAGAGCTATAGAAGCACCTTTAAGAACGATTGTTGAAAATGCAGGTGGTGAAGGAAGTGTTGTGGTTAACAAAGTATCAGAAGGCAAAAAAGATTTTGGTTATGATGCCAAAACGGAAACCTATGTAGATATGCTGAAAGCTGGAATTATAGACCCTAAAAAAGTAACACGTATCGCATTAGAAAATGCAGCTTCTGTAGCTGGCATGATTCTAACTACGGAGTGTGCTTTAATAGATATTAAAGAAGATGCTCCTTCAGGTATGCCAGGAGGCATGGGTGGCGGTATGCCAGGCATGATGTAA
- the groES gene encoding co-chaperone GroES, which yields MSKINIKPLADRVLIEPLPAETQTASGLFIPDSAQEKQHKGTVMAVGKGKKDEPMTVKVGDTVLYGKYSGSELKLEGTEYLMMREEDIMAVI from the coding sequence ATGAGTAAAATAAACATTAAACCATTAGCAGACCGAGTGCTTATCGAGCCTCTACCAGCAGAAACGCAAACAGCTTCTGGATTATTCATTCCTGATAGCGCTCAAGAAAAACAACATAAAGGAACAGTTATGGCAGTTGGCAAAGGTAAAAAAGACGAACCAATGACTGTTAAAGTTGGAGACACTGTCCTTTACGGAAAATATTCTGGATCAGAATTAAAATTAGAAGGTACAGAGTACTTAATGATGCGCGAAGAAGACATCATGGCTGTTATCTAG